A single region of the Acanthopagrus latus isolate v.2019 chromosome 11, fAcaLat1.1, whole genome shotgun sequence genome encodes:
- the LOC119029317 gene encoding trichohyalin-like isoform X1 — protein sequence MDRRFSENNLTLQMHFVAVANSPDMPAVVQLRTHEEPPHPGLRESLYSAINEIKSLRDQNKSLMTENSELKKELTSKEKALERAKTANSVLSYASEEWRTRCEVMEKGLAANTFQLQALNIKLQEQKQVLNGRQVEVSRLQEEVREKTFLLNMEIQKHQATTKAHVETLQKLSRKETQFNRIEGQWKSRCDALEESHVSKSTQLQELNAKLQEQEQVLTNRQVEVSRLQEKLNHNEHVLMTAVLKRRLNTKDHMDTQDQSAQTEQELKRSWCDAPEEKHVSNSTQLQELNIKLREQEKVLTNRQVEVSRLQEELQEKTGLLDREIEKRRLRTKAHVETLHQLSLKETELNRIEEQWKSRCDRLVDIHVSKSTLLQELNIKLREQEKVLTNRQVEVSRLQEELQEKTGLLDREIEKRRLRTKAHVETLHQLSLKETELNRIEGLQKSRCDALEENHVSNSTHLQEVTKLADQEEEKKKEEEMIEKKREEESTKMDNDVEEINVEGKSGARERKHTKSHHKRRARRRNH from the exons ATGGACAGACGTTTCAGTGAAAATAACCTG acATTGCAAATGCATTTTGTTGCTGTCGCTAACAGCCCAGACATGCCGGCAGTAGTACAGCTGAGGACCCATGAGGAGCCCCCTCACCCAGGACTCAGAGAGTCCCTGTACTCAGCCATCAATGAGATTAAGTCTCTGAGAGATCAGAACAAATCTCTGATGACTGAGAATAGTGAACTCAAGAAAGAGTTGACCAGCAAGGAGAAAGCTCTAGAAAGGGCCAAAACCGCCAACAGTGTGCTCAGTTACGCATCAGAGGAGTGGAGAACGAGATGTGAGGTCATGGAGAAGGGCCTCGCCGCCAACACGTTCCAGCTGCAG gcGCTCAACATCAAACTGCAAGAGCAGAAGCAGGTGTTGAATGgcaggcaggtggaggtgagccgTCTCCAAGAGGAAGTTCGGGAAAAAACTTTCCTCCTCAAcatggaaatacaaaaacatcaggCTACAACCAAAGCCCACGTAGAGACCCTGCAGAAGCTGTCTCGCAAAGAAACCCAGTTCAACAGGATCGAAGGACAGTGGAAGAGCCGGTGTGACGCTCTGGAAGAGAGCCATGTCTCCAAATCCACCCAGCTGCAG gAGCTCAACGCCAAACTacaagagcaggagcaggtgtTGACCaacaggcaggtggaggtgagccgTCTCCAAGAAAAACTGAACCACAATGAACACGTCCTCATGACGGCCGTCCTGAAAAGGAGGCTCAACACGAAAGACCATATGGATACCCAGGACCAGTCGGCTCAGACAGAGCAAGAGCTCAAGAGGAGCTGGTGTGATGCTCCGGAAGAGAAGCATGTCTCCAACTCCACCCAGCTGCAG gagCTCAACATCAAACTACGAGAGCAGGAGAAGGTGTTGACCaacaggcaggtggaggtgagccgTCTCCAAGAGGAGCTTCAGGAAAAAACTGGCCTCCTCGACAGGGAAATAGAAAAACGTCGGTTGAGAACCAAAGCCCACGTAGAGACCCTGCACCAGCTTTCTCTCAAAGAAACTGAGCTCAACAGGATTGAAGAACAGTGGAAGAGCCGGTGTGACCGTCTGGTAGACATCCATGTCTCCAAATCCACCCTGCTGCAG gAACTCAACATCAAACTACGAGAGCAGGAGAAGGTGTTGACCaacaggcaggtggaggtgagccgTCTCCAAGAGGAGCTTCAGGAAAAAACTGGCCTCCTCGACAGGGAAATAGAAAAACGTCGGTTGAGAACCAAAGCCCACGTAGAGACCCTGCACCAGCTTTCTCTCAAAGAAACTGAGCTCAACAGGATTGAAGGACTGCAGAAGAGCCGGTGTGATGCTCTGGAAGAGAACCATGTCTCCAACTCCACCCACCTGCAG GAAGTCACTAAACTTGcggaccaggaggaggagaagaagaaagaggaggagatgattgagaagaaaagggaggaagagagcacAAAGATGGATAATGATGTGGAGGAGATTAATGTGGAGGGTAAAAGTGGAGCGAGAGAAAGGAAACATACAAAGAGTCATCACAAAAGGAGAGCAAGAAGAAGGAATCACTGA
- the LOC119029317 gene encoding golgin subfamily A member 6-like protein 22 isoform X2: MDRRFSENNLTLQMHFVAVANSPDMPAVVQLRTHEEPPHPGLRESLYSAINEIKSLRDQNKSLMTENSELKKELTSKEKALERAKTANSVLSYASEEWRTRCEVMEKGLAANTFQLQALNIKLQEQKQVLNGRQVEVSRLQEEVREKTFLLNMEIQKHQATTKAHVETLQKLSRKETQFNRIEGQWKSRCDALEESHVSKSTQLQELNIKLREQEKVLTNRQVEVSRLQEELQEKTGLLDREIEKRRLRTKAHVETLHQLSLKETELNRIEEQWKSRCDRLVDIHVSKSTLLQELNIKLREQEKVLTNRQVEVSRLQEELQEKTGLLDREIEKRRLRTKAHVETLHQLSLKETELNRIEGLQKSRCDALEENHVSNSTHLQEVTKLADQEEEKKKEEEMIEKKREEESTKMDNDVEEINVEGKSGARERKHTKSHHKRRARRRNH; encoded by the exons ATGGACAGACGTTTCAGTGAAAATAACCTG acATTGCAAATGCATTTTGTTGCTGTCGCTAACAGCCCAGACATGCCGGCAGTAGTACAGCTGAGGACCCATGAGGAGCCCCCTCACCCAGGACTCAGAGAGTCCCTGTACTCAGCCATCAATGAGATTAAGTCTCTGAGAGATCAGAACAAATCTCTGATGACTGAGAATAGTGAACTCAAGAAAGAGTTGACCAGCAAGGAGAAAGCTCTAGAAAGGGCCAAAACCGCCAACAGTGTGCTCAGTTACGCATCAGAGGAGTGGAGAACGAGATGTGAGGTCATGGAGAAGGGCCTCGCCGCCAACACGTTCCAGCTGCAG gcGCTCAACATCAAACTGCAAGAGCAGAAGCAGGTGTTGAATGgcaggcaggtggaggtgagccgTCTCCAAGAGGAAGTTCGGGAAAAAACTTTCCTCCTCAAcatggaaatacaaaaacatcaggCTACAACCAAAGCCCACGTAGAGACCCTGCAGAAGCTGTCTCGCAAAGAAACCCAGTTCAACAGGATCGAAGGACAGTGGAAGAGCCGGTGTGACGCTCTGGAAGAGAGCCATGTCTCCAAATCCACCCAGCTGCAG gagCTCAACATCAAACTACGAGAGCAGGAGAAGGTGTTGACCaacaggcaggtggaggtgagccgTCTCCAAGAGGAGCTTCAGGAAAAAACTGGCCTCCTCGACAGGGAAATAGAAAAACGTCGGTTGAGAACCAAAGCCCACGTAGAGACCCTGCACCAGCTTTCTCTCAAAGAAACTGAGCTCAACAGGATTGAAGAACAGTGGAAGAGCCGGTGTGACCGTCTGGTAGACATCCATGTCTCCAAATCCACCCTGCTGCAG gAACTCAACATCAAACTACGAGAGCAGGAGAAGGTGTTGACCaacaggcaggtggaggtgagccgTCTCCAAGAGGAGCTTCAGGAAAAAACTGGCCTCCTCGACAGGGAAATAGAAAAACGTCGGTTGAGAACCAAAGCCCACGTAGAGACCCTGCACCAGCTTTCTCTCAAAGAAACTGAGCTCAACAGGATTGAAGGACTGCAGAAGAGCCGGTGTGATGCTCTGGAAGAGAACCATGTCTCCAACTCCACCCACCTGCAG GAAGTCACTAAACTTGcggaccaggaggaggagaagaagaaagaggaggagatgattgagaagaaaagggaggaagagagcacAAAGATGGATAATGATGTGGAGGAGATTAATGTGGAGGGTAAAAGTGGAGCGAGAGAAAGGAAACATACAAAGAGTCATCACAAAAGGAGAGCAAGAAGAAGGAATCACTGA